A segment of the Salvelinus sp. IW2-2015 linkage group LG23, ASM291031v2, whole genome shotgun sequence genome:
GTCACTCGTTCAGAGACCTTGTAGTTGTtctggcttttgtggagcgatggttaaCGATGCttgtggctgttgtcgatgtgtgcagaggttccctggttcgagcccaggtaggggcaaggagagggactgaagctatactgttacatatggtTTCAATATAttacatgtaaatatatatatatatatatttttatattgaacctttatttaactaggcaagtcagttaagaacaaattcttatttacaattatgtcctaccggggaacagtgggtaacttgttcaggggcagaactgcagatttttacctcgtcagctcagggattcgatcatgcaacctttcggttactggcctgaCGCTCTAGGCTACCTGATGGGTTAGCTGACCACTTGACGAACGACGTGTGCGCTTCGTTGGGGCAGAAGTTAGCTTGTTGTTATTCTGGATGGCCAAATTGCTAACAAGAATGACAAACtgtcatgtggggaatcgtaagtggctcgtttcatgttcttgataccatgtcttgttttgaggtgttcatgtcaatgctaatatgtcTGAAATTACCTAGCTAACCAAAAatctgtaacgatgtatttgagacaagttctcattgTGCACATGCATTTGTTTTCAAAAATCATTGGAGACCAAATATAGCTTAcacgttgtcaacaatctaagccaactcAGTCTGTTTTGTCCCATAGTTGTCCATTTTTGTTGGTTAACAACCAATCCGTCTRTGGCGCAGCCCATGCTGTTGCAgacactataatggcacagatacaaagatgggTCCTCGATCCATCTCTATGAGMGTCCTGCATTTCCAACTATCTTAAGAATAATTGTACCTAAAGGTCTTTGCGTCTTTCATTGATTGGATATGTATTATTTGTGCAATGCTAATTCCAAGATGAAAGTCGGTCAAATGCTTTGAATAGTTTGTATTTCCGTTGTCCCTGCATTTCCCCATTCACTGGAATTTCAAATGCTTGGCCCTCAACAACTTGCCAAATTCCTCCTCTAAGCTCACTAGTAGCTAGTGATGGGTTGCCACACAGTGCAACATTTATTGCGGTTTTATGGCACACTACTTTGGCCCAGGCCCCAGTTGTAATTCTATGATGTAATTCTGTGGTTAAATTCGAGGTTAACTTGGTCAACAGATATGCGCTCAGTGTCTTTTTCAAGGAGGTACACAAGTGCTACTGTTATTTGGAGCAAAACAAATGCAACACAATAATTGGATATGTAAGGCCATTCCATAGCATTTGACTGCAAGAAATAGCCTACACAGTGGACAGTCAGTTTTTAAAATGAGAGGGTCTCTCTGTCAACAGTTATACTCTAGCACAGAGGCCTGCTTTGGAAGCGGGTGAGACAGAGCGCAAGCCCGTGGAGTCATTCTACTATTGTGCACAGGAAGTGTGGTTGCCAACTGATTGTGGTGGGGCTTTTTTTTGTCAGAGGAAATGACAACGGACAACTAAAATTGTGTGTGTTACCTAAGTGAAAGACAACCTGACAATGAATGTTTGGCCCTTTTCCCACAGAATAAATCAGGCCTAGTCTGAAGGAGTTATGTTGTATCATTCCACCTGKCTGACTCAGCCTTCTGGAAGTCTACACTATTCAGAAATGCTACTACTCTATTACATAAGCTCCTCTGAAGACTCGGATCATGTTGCATCTTGGTCATAAGGCGTGTACAAACACTAAACACCACCAAGCTAACTAGACACCTCATTCTCAGGTCTAGAGCTGAAATGTCTCTGCGCTACAGTGTTCTCCATAGAGGAATTTGAAGATGCATACACATGCTCCTCACTTCCAATAGTCTAGAATAGTATattaattagaggtcgaccgatttaatcggcaTGGCCAATTTTAGTTRGGGCCGATTTcaggttttcataacaatcggtaatYRgcctttttggatgccgattacattgcaatccacaaggagactgcgtggcaggctgaccacctgttacgtgagttTTGGCATAAAAAAGACCATGTGGCTGCAAGGATCCAAGGTAAGTTTAATTctagctagcaacttatcttATATAAAAAATCTTCGtagtcactagttaactacacatggttgatgatattactaggttaactagcttgttctgcgttgcatataattaaTTTATCGAATCACAgcttacttcgccaaacgggtgatttaacaaaatcacattcgcaaaaaaagcacaatcgttKcacaaatgtacctaaccataaacatcaatgcctttcttaaaatcaatacacaagtatattttttaaaactgcatatgTAGTCAAAAGATTCATGTCAGCAgccaatattaactagggaaattgtcacttctcttgcgttcagtgcaagcagagtcagggtatatgcagcagtttgggctgcctggatcgttgcgaactgtgtgaagaccatttcttcctaacaaagaccgtaattaatttgccataaTTTTACCTAATTATGACAacgttgaaggttgtgcaatgtaacagcaatatttagacttagggatgccacccgttagataaaatatggaaaggttccatatttcactctaagaataaatgttttcaaaatgatagtttctggatttgaccatactaatgacctaaggctcgtatttctgtgtgcctattatattataattaagtctatgatttgatagagcagtctgactgagcggtggtaggaagcagcaggctcgtaagcattcattcaaacagcactttcctgcgtttgccagcagctcttagcaatgcttgaagcacagctctgtttatgacttcaagcctatcatctcccgagattaggctggcaatactatagtgcctataaaaacatccaatagtcaaaagtatatgaaatacaaatggtatagagagaaatagtcctataatgactacaacctaaaacttcttaactgggaatattgaagactcatgttaaaagtaacctccaaggaacttaaacgttaaaGMttttttacatggcacatattgcacttactTTCTTCTYcaacactgtttttgcattatttaaatcaaattgaacatgtttgagactaaatagattttaagttaaaataagtgttcattcaggaTTGTTGTAATTGCCATTAttacaaatcttttttttttttttatcgtctGATTTAATTgatattggctttttttggtcctccaataatcggtatcgacttttttggtcctccaataatcggtatcggcgttgaaaaatcataatcggtcgacctctaatattaATTCATACATCCACCACCATGGCTGCAAAATACCACCTCCAGAATGTTCTTGGTCAGACAGGAAGTAGATAACTAATAGCACTCTTTTCTTTTAGTGACCGAGAAATATTTCAAGGGTGCGAGGGATCCGGAGGGGGCAAGGGCTGTTGAGGGGGTGCCGATTTGCATATCTCTATGGCGCTGGCCTACGTTGAGGGCCTTCCTTCGTAAAGGCTGTCAAACACTTGCATGCCAGTGCCATGGCAACCGGGGTTTGTCTGTGCTCCGAAGTCGTTCTTTCATGCAGCCACAgcaggttgtgtttgtgtgtagtagGGGTAGTTAATCAAGTGTAGCCGTATACATCTACATCTGAAAGGTGCTGTCATTGCTTATGCACCCCTTCTGTTTTTAGTTTGGTTGGCTGTGTGTCTCAATATTGCAGCGTTAGATTTACATTATTTTCAGCTGACAGATGGTCTTACCCAAAGCCATAGAGGAGAGTTTGTGGTTTCAACCTAAATGCTTCTGATACTCTTTGCTGACATGATTCTATGGTCGTCATGCTAGCGTCTCCTGGGCAGTATTTGAAAACAGTGGCAGAAGGATCATGGCACCCAGCTCTATGGTTGGTCAAACGCTTTACCCATTTATGCTTGGTCTCATCCACATTTACTAGATGGTGCATGCATACAATTTAGCAACTGACTATGGAGGTATTACAAGTAACAGACAGTCCTAATCCTCAATGTGCTTTGCAGTATATACTGAGCTGTGTCAGTGTTAGCCTCCTTCTGGTCCATCTTCTGATCTGGCCATCTGGTTGTGGCTATCTAAGGCTTAATAAGCCTCCTATCCTTCTCTCACTGCTCTTTGtcttccgctctctctttctctgacaccgcaTTATTCCTCTGCTTCAAGGCATGGAGAGTGAGARCAGCCAGGCTACTCTCTACAAGGCACTAAAACATTTATTCACTCTTAAGTGCTTTAACCTTCCCCTCATCCGTCTCagtgcattctctctctcccttgcttttCCATACCCAACCCATCCAGGGTAGGCAGCACAGTTATCTAGGCTGGTGTGCCCAATTAGTGCCATTCATGGCCACATCAATTGGGGAGAGATTCGCTGTGTGCATTAGTGTATGCAACTCTTATGGTGATGAAATGTGATGGGTTGGTGTCCATTACAAAGACTCAGAGCACACTCCCACTTTCCCAGCTCTGTTCCAGTTCAGTGGAGAGTGCTGCTTCTCTCTCACCCATGCATACASGCAGAGGGAGAGGTGTGTCCTTtaacaggcctgtgtgtgtgagtatggttGTTGTGGGATTGCTATTTGTTATGTCATAGTAACTCTCACTCTACCAGTGTGTTGTGGGATTGTAGGCTACGTCACTCTGTAATCCTTTATATCAAAGGTTGAGGTGGTGTGAAATATATCCTTATCGTCATTTAAAGGTACCGGTATGTCATGATGTGCTGTCTTTGTTGGAAGAGGTGTCTCAAAGGGCATTTGTGAGCTTATGGTGTACATTTCTTCTCAATAACCTCTGTCCCCATCCAGGCTGAGGCTGAGGTGGCCTCTCTGAACAGGCGTATCCAGCTGGTTGAGGAGGAGTTGGACAGGGCCCAGGAGAGACTGGCCACCGCTCTGCAGAAACTAGAGGAAGCAGAGAAAGCTGCAGATGAGAGCGAGAGGTGTGTTTTTTTTGAATGGGTGAAGGTGGTGTTCAGTTCTCACCGGGTCAACTCACTTCctctgatgtcacttcctgtttctctAAGCGGGAGGCTTTTGACTTCCTGTCAGGGTTTTAAAGCAGATATRTGGGAGAAGGTCATTGGTGGATGTGAGCTGGAAGTAGCCTATTTGAGGGTGTACCCTGTGGGTAATGAACAAGTTTGTGTATATAGGCTAagaatctctctcacacacactgccccCTGACCTCTTTGTATCAGTGCCCCTCCTCYGATCTGGCATACATAATAGGGTCCTGACACCACGTATCAGCAGAAGAGGAGAGCTGTATAGTTAGTTTGCCACCAGACTATACAGAGATATCTGCTCACCGGTTTCTTTCCTACAGTATTTCCTGTGCAGAAAGCTAAGGCCTGCAATACACTGTGTAATATGGTAATTAAGGCCAAAACACTTTTTTGACACTCAtgcccatctttctctctctaccttcctttCTCTCAGGGGTATGAAGGTKATTGAGAACAGGGCCTCCAAGgatgaggagaagatggagatgCAGGAGATCCAACTGAAGGAGGCCAAGCACATCGCTGAGGAGGCCGACCGCAAGTATGAGGAGGTGAGCTCATCagaccccccccaacacacacacacacacacgtcacacatctAGAACAAGGCTCTGATGTGGCTTCTGAAGAAGTCTTGGACCGTGCATCACCACTTTCATTCTCTTGctcttttcaaatgttttacttccttcactctctgcctcttctctacCCCTACAGGTGGCTCGTAAGCTGGTGATCATTGAGGGTGATCTGGAGCGTACAGAGGAGAGGGCGGAGCTGGCCGAGGGGTGAGTCACTTTCTCACATTGATGATTTTATATATATCACTGTACCTCTCACCTACAGTCACACTGCATCCGCTTAAGCTTGTAGCAGAACATACACCCACCAGTTCCCTCACTCTTACACTGCAGAAGTAAGTTTAAAGCCACGATGGGCCATTTTGCATGGCGTTACTTAACTGGCCCCAACACGGCTTTGCATGACGYGTTCACTCTCGTCACTTTAGTAGGAACTGCACATCCACTTTTATGTTACTTTTACATGTTTTGAAGATTTGTTGTTACCTAACAGTGAACTGGAGGTGCTTATGTTTTTGCTGCATTCACTATGCAACAGAACGATACTGTTACTTTTGTAATTACCTGTAGTATAGCTGAAATATGTATTAATGTCTGGACTAGCACGTTATCATTAGCATAAAAGTGGGAATGCCATAACAGTACCATGACAATATCCAATCTGTCCtctccccgtgtgtgtgtgcgtgcatgtgtcgtGGGTTTACCATACCGACATGTCCCTTTGTCGGTTACCATTTTCTGTTTCCCTCTAtcttatgtctgtctctgtccatttTCTCTCGTTMTTTCGCTCTTTCTGCATGCGCTTCTGTGTCAtgtgaccccccccaccccactcacTAACAGCAACGCCCGGAGGTTGGAGGAGCAGCTGAGGGGTTTCGACCAATCACTGAAGAGCCTGCAGGCCTCTGAGGACAAGGTACTTTCTCCCTGTTCTTACCAACTACAAGACACAGAATGGTGCCTTATGGGGACCCTCGAAGGGTCTGACTGGGGTCTTCATTACAGACGTCCATAAACACGACCCTCTGAACCTGGTTTGTGAGGACCAGGAATGCTCACGGGGATTTTCAGTCCTCCTACCCTTGCTAACATAAATTCCTGCGTTCATCTGGCTGCATGACTGACCGCTGTAATTGTATAGCTGCTGCCTCCGTGATCCTTTCCCCTTCTCGTGTGTGCTCATTTTCACTTCTCAAACTCTGCATATCATCCGCATGAATTTACCCAGCTTTATCGAGACCTACAGGTGCTCCATATTCCAAGTTTACTAAGAGTATTTGACCACAAACATTCTCCCTTGGTTTATCAGGGATTTGTATGATAAGTCTATGCTTTGTATTGTTGGGATATTATTTAGTTTGTAGCAGAATGGCCATGGTCTGGGTCCCATTCCTCCGAGGTTAAAGTTCATGCCTTTCTCTCCTTGTTTTTCTCTTTGTaaatctgtccgtctgtctctacCCCCCACCCTCTAATTCCCCTGTTCATTGTCACGTCTTTACCCCCCACCTTATCCATTGACCTTTGTCCTCATTTTCCTTACTCCCTCTTCTACCCACCCTCTTCCTCATCCCCCTATTCCCACACCCTGTTAAAACCCCAACCCCAAATGAaccgcaaaaaaaacaaaatactgcagcaAATGCGCCGAGTTGGAGGAGGAGCTGAAAAATGTCAGCAATAACTTAAAGTCCCTGGAAGCCCAAGCTGAgaaggtaggagggagggagggaaaacccCTGCATGTTTGGAACTGAACGTAACTACACCCAGGCCAGTCCTGGAGACAACTACAGGTCCATTGACCACCTAAAACCCTCCAAAGCCTTATTGAACTGAAATGAGGGGAATGGAAAATGAGTGTTGCTGGTGAATGTCTTTAACTACAATATGGTGACCATAAMCCTGGATGTTGTGCATAACCTcaatttgaaatgtttggttTCCTTTGAGAAGGGATAAGTATTCTCTAATGTTTTAATAAGCATGTGTACTGGTATATGCTACAGAATGCTTGTCTTTAGTCTAATGCCATGTGTAATCAACTTACTTAATYAAAGTAGAGGCAGACCTGTTTGCCTTGTAATGGTGTCTGGCATTGTGTCACGCCCACAGCCTCAGCAAGTCAGTTGTGTTTCAGACATCCCCCAGAACCGGTTTGGTCTCTGTTTGGATGAACCGACCGATCAAACTGCCAGCATCACAAATTCCCAGTCAACAACGAAGTCAGACGTTAGATTGCCTGGAATGTAGACAAGTACTCTAACAGCTCTAGAACGCTCGTCAACCCTGAGGAAAATCCAGACACACAGATGTTCGCTCCTGTTGCCATTAAAGTGGAACGAGGAAGTACATATRAGCAGGCATCAAAACCAGCTCACCGGGGACTCCTCAATCCTGAACATCTGTTTCTTTCTCCCATCTGAAAGGGCCCAGGACTGGTTCTAACTAAGGTGTTTCAGGGCAGGGAGGGAGTCTGCATGGTGRTTGTCTGCTGTGGTGTAATCCTTAAGGTCTTCTGGATAAGAGGCCACACCCTGACTTTGCAGCTGCAAGAATGCAAACCCACATCTggcctaaacccccccccccccccccccccccccctctagggtgATGACACTGTACTGCACAACACCAGTGCTCTGTAGCTCAGAGAAAGAGGCCTTTTCAGCAAACTCCCATTGCCAAACGAGTGTCTGCCAATGATGTCATCTGACGAGAAGCCTGTTTTTGTTTTCATTCTTTTTCTCCCACCCAAACTCTAGCTGCATTGAAAGCTGCACAGATAGAAAAACGGTCAAGCTCTAACTCCTCAGGCATGTTGAGTCACACTCAGTCTACACACCTTCTCTCAAAAGCTTCACAGCTTGATGAGCCCATGCCTTCCCACTGCACTGTTGCAGCTCRGTCCGCACAAAGGTGGTAGCAAAGATATTTATAACTAACCAAAGAGTTTATCTGTGTCGTTTAGTGGGAGCAAATtaagcatagtgggcagaacaagcaaggaggtgKGCCAAACACGAattagtgagatcctattggtgcgttgtagcatatttccattagggaacgcTCCctctgaagtgcgcgtgtgcacaaACTCAAYTCGACCTTGCACTCCCAACAAAGCACGTTTTTAACTTTGGCAAAGCGTCAGGTCACTAAAACTTTGTGCACTGTGTCCATAACAGATTCTAGTTGTGTACAAATGTCGGCCCAGCTTCACCTAGTTCCATCCTCTCACTACCCTCGACTGGAGTTCCTCTCgctaccatatttggtggtgaacaTTCTAAACGGATAGCCCYGCAAATTGTCTGGGTTGCCccttctgtctgtggtggtagagTGGGTAGAGTTGCCACTGGCAACCTGTTTCGACTCAAACACAAATACTCATCGTACAGCAGCCACATTCAAAAGCTTATGACCAGACTGAGTACTCAAAAGGAATGAGGAATAATAAGAATCTGTTTCTCCTAATTGTAGGCCAACCCCCTTCCCAGGGGGTTTCTTTGCAGGTCAGTATCTGTTCCTAATTACAGTCGCAGATRTCCCGCCATGTTTCTACTACATGACAGAAGAATCATGGCTGTTCTATGCGAAMGYTCTGTTGTGCTGTCCTGAATAAGCCCGAGGACTCCCTAGTGTCCCAAACGTGTGGTTCTCTGATTGGCTTTTCTCTTCCTTTGTCCCCTACAGTACTCCCAGAAAGAGGACAAGTATGAGGAGGAGATCAAGATCCTGACCGACAAACTCAAAGAGGTGATTCCCCAGAAACGCCTATCATGAATCTCTGAATGGTTGATGACTGATGCTGTGATATGTGCCTGTATTGCTGTGGTGGGTTTAATAAACTTGTTAWTTTCCCRTAGGCTGAAACCCGTGCTGAGTTTGCTGAGAGATCAGTGGCCAAACTGGAAAAGACCATTGATGACCTGGAAGGTAGGACTCTCACTCTCCACATTGTTGTAATTTCACAGTACTGTTATGAGGTGTTATAAACTGTACTCTCCCTTCTGTACCCTCTCTGGCTTTGTCTTTCTCTCATCCCCCTTGGTGTAcatctctcctcatccctttctcctctcccccctctgtgcGCCCACAGATGAGCTCTATGCACAGAAATTGAAGTACAAAGCCATTAGTGAGGAGTTGGACCATGCCCTCAATGACATGACCTCCATGTAAATACTCATTTAGATGCCTGTTGTGGTGTGGGTTGAACTGGAGTGTGTTAATAACAGTATGCTTCAGTAACAGTATGCAGACTGTCATAAGGGGATGGTACAAGTTGAGTTGCTAGGGAACTATTGTAGTGGAATGTGCTCTGGTAGCCTTTGGCTGTTTGCTGGAAAATGTATTGAGGCATAGCCTACCATGTACACACTTCCATGCACACATACCATTTTATTCTGACTCTAGAGATAGACATATTGTAGATGGATACAAGCATATGGTAGCTACAAGTAAATCTGCAGTGGGAGAAGAACGTATCCAGAGACCTTTAACTTTCCCCTTTTATATCTTATCAATCACTTCTGCAAAGTAACGGATGTGAGCTGTCACCTTGGCAACGGCACAACACAAGACACGAACACTAAGACTTTATGTAGATATGGCTCGCACACTATCACATGTAACCGTGGACATATTATATTTTTATGGAAATCAATGCGCTTGACTCTAGTCTAGGTCAGGGATTCCATTTGGAACTATTGATTTGCAGCTTGTGTGTATGTTATCTGCTTGTTTAGTTGGCCAATTTCTTTCAGTCTAATTCAATTACAAGTTTGAGTATCCCAGTCTTCTACTGTAATACacttaaagggcaattccgccactttAACATcattcatctccagcaccaaaccagtgtctacatatgtgaaaatKGAGCATTTCTGTGGTTAAAGGTCCTAAAAAAATGATGCTTATCACAGGTTTAATAAAAGTAAAACACACCAGCGAGGTTCTAGCCMAAGGGAGAGTATTTTCTTGCTCTCCACGTCACCATAAATCACTTAACTTTTGATGTTATCATCGGGTAGAACTTTAACATTTTTAACAACTTAAATGCKctgttttcacatgttgacactggtgttgtgctggagataatgaaaacRAGGCTGAAAAATTGGTGGAGTTGCCCTTAAATTCCGGTCATGCATGGTGTGTTTTGGAGTTGCATGGATTGCAGGCTTGCTGTGAGTTTACACCCCCATGACGACAATAACCATGGTGTGTCAGTATTATTTGAAGTGTTAAATTGCCATTGCTCCGTCTCTATTTCAGATAAATTGGACTCGTTAGATTTCTGGAAACCCAGTACTCTGAATTCGGTCTGCCTGAACTGCCACAATGGTTGCgtgctctccccccccccccctttcctttctAGAGAGAAAGACCCAAACCCTCCCCGTAGTCACCAGTGCctgtctcttcctttctctttggACTGTTCTCTCATCTCCCTTTGTCATTGGCCCAGTTGCGGCCAGCACGCTGGCTGAGTttctgtgttactgtctgtctttTATTGTCCATCTGTCTGGACTCCTTTCCTATCTGTACTGCACTGCTCAGTCTCTGACAAACTCATGTTCACACACTCTGTATTTGTGACTCTCTCTGTACCTAATGAAGAGGGGGAAAAAGAATGCCTTGGCTGTTGTCTGTGCTCTCTATGTTCACTGGTTTTTGGCTGTCCACGCTGTCTGGGTTTCATTGGTTACGCTCCACTATGCATTTTGCATCACTATGCATCACCGAAGGTGGGTCAGTGTAGTCTGATGCTGTCTGatgcaccccccctccccccccgagAATAAGGGGTTAAGTGGAGGTATTCTGGTCAAGAAAATGTTATCACAAGCATTACTGTGGGCACAATAAGTACTTAAAATCGTTGTGAGTGTTAGGCTAGATTTTGCTGCACTTCTTGAATTGGCACCAAAGGCATAAcaccctcagacacacacattttttaaatctgtccTGGTGATCACTCAAAGACGATCCACTGTTGCGGACCAGGTTTGTGTAATCTTAGATTACAGGTGTGGAACAGACCCTTACCTTTCTCTCACACGTTCTGAGTCACGTCTTATGAAGTGRCCCAAAAGAGGAAAGCTCAAAACAGATTTGCAGGTGCAATTAYTACATTGTCAGAGAACTAAGTATACAAACTTGCAAATATAGAATTTTTTTCATTTGTAAAATAACCTAAAAGATATGCTGGTAGAACATTAACCTGGTCAGTGCACTAATTATTGAAGTAgtgcaaatattgtatttttaatgTGACCTGGTGTCAGGAATGTTTATTTGTAGATAAATTCACTCATCCTTGTTACTGAAGTGGAAAAGCCTGTAATAGTGACTAGCTCAGTCAGTGTTGGTATTCCAAACACAGTATCAGTACACACATCATTGTCAATGTACAGCTAATGCTACAGTAAGTAGTTTGACAAGATGCCTAAAATGGACTATTCAATGACATCAAAATGACATGCCTGTGGTTGCACAAAATGAGTCGACTGAGCAATGACTGTCATARTGCAAGATATTAACTTGGTAATTATTGACTTAAATCTACAGAATTCATTACACACCCATAACTAAATACACAACCTTTTATTACAGTCTTATGTTTGCTATCTTGACA
Coding sequences within it:
- the LOC111950280 gene encoding tropomyosin alpha-3 chain isoform X11; translated protein: MANSIEAVKRKIKVLQQQADEAEERAETLQRQVEEEKRSREQAEAEVASLNRRIQLVEEELDRAQERLATALQKLEEAEKAADESERGMKVIENRASKDEEKMEMQEIQLKEAKHIAEEADRKYEEVARKLVIIEGDLERTEERAELAEGNARRLEEQLRGFDQSLKSLQASEDKYSQKEDKYEEEIKILTDKLKEAETRAEFAERSVAKLEKTIDDLEDELYAQKLKYKAISEELDHALNDMTSM
- the LOC111950280 gene encoding tropomyosin alpha-3 chain isoform X12 produces the protein MANSIEAVKRKIKVLQQQADEAEERAETLQRQVEEEKRSREQAEAEVASLNRRIQLVEEELDRAQERLATALQKLEEAEKAADESERGMKVIENRASKDEEKMEMQEIQLKEAKHIAEEADRKYEEVARKLVIIEGDLERTEERAELAEGKCAELEEELKNVSNNLKSLEAQAEKYSQKEDKYEEEIKILTDKLKEAETRAEFAERSVAKLEKTIDDLEDELYAQKLKYKAISEELDHALNDMTSM
- the LOC111950280 gene encoding tropomyosin alpha-3 chain isoform X5 → MEAIKKKMLMLKMDKETALEAADQSEIDKKAAEDKSKQHDDALIQMQKKLKGTEDELDKYSEALKDAQEKLEVADKKAADAEAEVASLNRRIQLVEEELDRAQERLATALQKLEEAEKAADESERGMKVIENRASKDEEKMEMQEIQLKEAKHIAEEADRKYEEVARKLVIIEGDLERTEERAELAEGNARRLEEQLRGFDQSLKSLQASEDKYSQKEDKYEEEIKILTDKLKEAETRAEFAERSVAKLEKTIDDLEDALANAKEENVNIHATLDKTLEDLNSF